DNA from Hyphomicrobiales bacterium:
GTGTCCGCTTGGTTGGGATGAGGGCATTCTTGCGCTTTCAATTGGTAAACGCCGGTTAACCCTCTGCTCCGGCAAGGATAAACGGCCTGTTCATTGGCGGTTGGTATAACCATTGCCGTAAGGGAACGTCTGGCGACGGAAGCGGACGGTTTCCCACACAGACAAGGATTTGGTGCTATGGCCGCGATACTGCCGCCGTTTGTAATGGACAATTTGTGGTTCATTTTTCTTATCGCCTCGGTTCTCACCTGGCCGATGGCCTGGCTTGCCGATGGCGCGTTCAGGGACAACGCCTTCGGGCTGATGGGCAATTACATCCTGCTGATGATCGGATCGCTGGTCGGCGCGACATGGCTGATGCTCTATATCGGCTCGGCCACTCAGGTCATGAGCCAGCCGCATCTGCCGTTCTTCGCCGCCGTTGCTGGCGCGACGACACTGATCCTGGGTGCGTGCTTCTTGAAGCGTTTGGTGACGCGCTAGCGTTGTGCGCCCAAAGGTGAGGTGACGCCGGTCCCTCTGCGCCCTATTGTGCCTTATGTTGCAGCGCACACTTTGTATGGGGCGTTGCGAAACAAGAGGGCGCACCCTGATGAGCGAGACCCCGACCGGCGATAAGCCCAAAGATCGGCCATGGATCTTCCGCACCTATGCCGGGCACTCCACGGCCAAAGACTCCAACGCGCTTTATAAGACCAATCTCGCCAAAGGGCAGACCGGCCTGTCGGTCGCCTTCGATCTGCCGACACAAACGGGCTACGACCCTGATCACGTGCTGGCTCGTGGCGAGGTGGGCAAGGTCGGTGTGCCGGTTGCCCATTTGGGCGATATGCGCACGCTGTTCGATGGCATTCCGCTCGATGCGATGAACACCTCGATGACGATCAATGCCACTGCGCCTTGGTTGCTCGCACTCTATGTGGCGGTCGCCGATGAGCAAGGGGCTGACCGGGCCAAGCTCGCCGGCACGACGCAGAACGACATCATCAAAGAATACCTTTCCCGCGGCACCTATGTGTTCCCCCCCGAACCCTCGATGCGGCTCACTACCGATATGATCGGCTGGACGTACAAAAACACACCCAAATGGAACCCAATGAATGTCTGCTCCTACCATTTGCAGGAGGCAGGGGCGACGCCGGTGCAGGAGCTTTCCTTCGCGCTCGCCACGGCCATTGCGGTGCTCGACACCGTGAAAGCGCGCGGGATCATTCCGGAAGAAGATTTTCCGAAAGCCGTTGGTCGCATTTCGTTCTTTGTGAATGCCGGCATGCGGTTCGTCACCGAGATGTGCAAAATGCGCGCGTTCGTCGATCTCTGGGACGAAATCTGCGAGCAGCGCTACGGTGTGGACGATCCAAGGTACCGCCGGTTCCGCTATGGCGTGCAGGTGAACTCGCTTGGGCTGACCGAGCCGCAGGCGGAAAACAACGTCTACCGTATCCTCATCCAGATGTTGGCCGTGGTGCTATCCAAAAAGGCTCGCGCCCGCGCTGTGCAGTTGCCGGCCTGGAATGAAGCGCTGGGCCTGCCGCGCCCTTGGGACCAGCAATGGTCGCTGCGCATGCAGCAGGTGATGGCGTTTGAGACCGATCTGCTGGAATTCGGTGATCTCTTCGATGGTTCCAAAGAAGTGGATGCCAAGGTCGAGGCTCTGAAAGAGGAAGCGCGCGCCGAGCTGGCCCAGATCGAAGCAATGGGCGGGGCGATCGCCGCCATCGAGACAAGCTACATGAAGCAGCAGCTTGTATCCTCCAATACGGCCCGCCTGGAAGGTATCGAGAAGGGCGAGCAGACCGTAGTCGGCGTCAATCGGTATGAGGAGAGCGAGGAATCGCCCCTCGGCACCGGCGAAGGCGCGATCATGGTTGTGCCCGATGGTGTGGAAGAAGACACCGTCGCCACGCTCAAGGCCTGGCGATCACAGCGTGATGACGCAGCGGTCGAAGCGGCCATCGCTGGCCTGAAGAATGCTGCTGAAGGCAATGCCAACATCATGGATGCGTCAGTGGAAGCTGCCAAAGCATGCGTCACCACAGGTGAATGGGGCGCGGCTTTGCGCTCGGTCTATGGCGAATACCGCGCGCCAACGGGTGTTGGCAAAGCCGCGCGCGCTGACGTCGATGATCTCGCCGAAGTGCGCGCTGATGTTGATGCGGTGTCGGCCAAAATGGGTCGGCGCCTCAAAATGCTGGTCGGAAAGCCGGGCCTGGACGGCCATTCCAATGGCGCGGAACAGATCGCCGTGCGGGCCCGCGATTGCGGTATGGAAGTGGTCTATGAAGGCATTCGTCTGACGCCAGCGGAGATTGTCAACGCGGCGATTGAGGAGGACGTGCACATTGTCGGCCTCTCGATCCTCTCCGGCAGCCATGTGGCGCTCTTGAAAGATGTGATGGACCGGCTGCGCAAAGAAGGGGCCGATGATATTCCTGTGGTCGTGGGTGGCATCATCCCGCCGGAGGATGAAACGGCGCTCAAAGCCATGGGCGTTGCTGCGGTCTACACGCCCAAAGACTTCAAAGTGAACACGATCATGGCCGATATTGTACGCATCGTCGCCGAAACGGCAGATAAGGCTGCCTAAGTCTTCAGCAAAATCTGCAGACCGTTCAAATTGTCATAACCGCGATAACCGCGCCTTAGCGGAGCCGATGGCATGGCTAATCCAGATCGAAATGGCCAGATTTGGATGAGGTTTGCCGATGGTTCGACCAGAGTATCTCATGGCAGGGGCCGCTCTAGCTGCCGCGCTGGCGATGGGCACTGCCCAGGCCGCACACGCGTCCCAATCAGCCGCCGACAGCCCAGCCTATGAGGCGGCCATCAACGAGCTGCGTGTCATGCACCAATCCTGCGCCGCAATGGGCGGTACAATGGTCTATGATGATGGCCATCTGGTTGAGGTAACCTTCACCGATGATGGCATCGCCGACTATGTCCTGATCGCTGAAAAGGCCTATTGCGATGGCGCGGCGAGTCTGTTCTGCGGCTCCGGCGGCTGCGCTGTCACGGCCTTTGCCAGCAACAAGGGCGGCGTGGTCGTTGGCCCTTACACCTTGCATAATCCAGCGCCCGAAGCGGCAGCGCTTACCCACACCTGCCGCAGCGGTGGCCAAGGAGCGCTGACCTTTGCCGATGGCGATTTCCGATTGACTGGCTGCTAACGCGCGCCGGTCTTCTCCAGCACGACCACGCGACAGGTCTGGCCGATGCGGCCAAAATGGGTCGCCTTGGAGTGCATACACACTGTGATGAGGCCGTCGGCCACCATTTGGTCGATGGCCTCCTCGAAGTTCAGCTTTTCCCACGCCGCGTCATAGACATTTAGCGCGAAGAGCCCGCCCGGCTTGATCACATCGAGCACGGGTCGTAGCGCCTCCGGTCCCACATGGCCAAGCGTGTAAAGACCGCTTGAAACAGCCGCATCATAGTGACCGGCCAGAAAGGGCAATGGTTTGGTGGCGTCTGCGGTTTGCAGCGTCTGGTAGAGCCGGGTCTTACCCGCCTCGGCCAACATCTTTGCCGAAAGATCGAACCCGTCGAGCTTCGCCTTTGGCAGCCGTGTGAGCACCGCTTTAGCGGTCAGACCGGTGCCGCATCCCGCATCCAGCAGAGTTGGGCTTTCCAGCTTCAAATGGTTGCACAGCGCATCAGCGACCAGCTCCGGCGCACGGTAACCGAGCGCGCCGACCAACCCGTTATAGGTGCCAGGCAGGCGATTGTAGAGCAGCGCGAAGGCCTGAACGACCGCGTCAAAGGGTTTCGCCTTGCGCGGCGAGGTCGATGGGGAGGAGGGACCTGGCATGGCCCATCCTTTCCCATTCTTCCGCTTAGGTCAAAACGCTCGTCGCGCTTTGCGCGATAGGCCGCACCTGCTTACGTTGGCGTCATCACATGGAATAGAAGAACTCTTCACGGACGATCTTCCCATCCTTGACCGTGTAGATAGCCACCTCGTCCATGGGGAAGCTCTCGCCGGATTCTTTCACGATGGCCTCGCCCTTGAACAACAGCGCGAACTTGTCCGGCTGGTGCGGGTAGGGGCCAAGCACCTCCATGGATTTCACCTCCATGGTGTTGTTCCAATAATCGTGCTTGCCGCGAATGGCCTCCAAGCCCTCGAAAACCTGCGGACCGCCGCCTGGCTGGGCCAGCGCTTCGACCGAAACGGCGTCCTCGGCATAAAGCGTGCTGAGGCCTTCTTCGTCGGTCCCGTTGCGGCAATGGCCGGCCAGAGCGTCGGCGATCTCTTGCAATGTCATGGTTTCTCTCCCCGATGGATGCAGATAGCGGCCGCAGCATGCCACAGGCAGGCGCGTTGTCACTGCACAGACGCGTGAGCGCTTGCGCCTCCTGACAGGTGGTGCCACAGGAAGGCCATGTCGCTTCTTGCCATTGTTCTCCCCGTTTTCGGCCTGATTGCCATCGGTTTTACCGCCGCACGCACCGGGCTCATCAAGGACCATGTCGGCGACGGGCTTTCTGACTTTGTTTTCACCGTCGCCGTCCCCTGTCTTCTGTTCAAGACGCTGGCGAGGGCCGACGTTCCTGAAGCCTCGCCTTGGGCCTATTGGGCGGTCTATTTCGCGGC
Protein-coding regions in this window:
- a CDS encoding class I SAM-dependent methyltransferase, translated to MPGPSSPSTSPRKAKPFDAVVQAFALLYNRLPGTYNGLVGALGYRAPELVADALCNHLKLESPTLLDAGCGTGLTAKAVLTRLPKAKLDGFDLSAKMLAEAGKTRLYQTLQTADATKPLPFLAGHYDAAVSSGLYTLGHVGPEALRPVLDVIKPGGLFALNVYDAAWEKLNFEEAIDQMVADGLITVCMHSKATHFGRIGQTCRVVVLEKTGAR
- a CDS encoding nuclear transport factor 2 family protein; this encodes MTLQEIADALAGHCRNGTDEEGLSTLYAEDAVSVEALAQPGGGPQVFEGLEAIRGKHDYWNNTMEVKSMEVLGPYPHQPDKFALLFKGEAIVKESGESFPMDEVAIYTVKDGKIVREEFFYSM
- a CDS encoding protein meaA, which gives rise to MSETPTGDKPKDRPWIFRTYAGHSTAKDSNALYKTNLAKGQTGLSVAFDLPTQTGYDPDHVLARGEVGKVGVPVAHLGDMRTLFDGIPLDAMNTSMTINATAPWLLALYVAVADEQGADRAKLAGTTQNDIIKEYLSRGTYVFPPEPSMRLTTDMIGWTYKNTPKWNPMNVCSYHLQEAGATPVQELSFALATAIAVLDTVKARGIIPEEDFPKAVGRISFFVNAGMRFVTEMCKMRAFVDLWDEICEQRYGVDDPRYRRFRYGVQVNSLGLTEPQAENNVYRILIQMLAVVLSKKARARAVQLPAWNEALGLPRPWDQQWSLRMQQVMAFETDLLEFGDLFDGSKEVDAKVEALKEEARAELAQIEAMGGAIAAIETSYMKQQLVSSNTARLEGIEKGEQTVVGVNRYEESEESPLGTGEGAIMVVPDGVEEDTVATLKAWRSQRDDAAVEAAIAGLKNAAEGNANIMDASVEAAKACVTTGEWGAALRSVYGEYRAPTGVGKAARADVDDLAEVRADVDAVSAKMGRRLKMLVGKPGLDGHSNGAEQIAVRARDCGMEVVYEGIRLTPAEIVNAAIEEDVHIVGLSILSGSHVALLKDVMDRLRKEGADDIPVVVGGIIPPEDETALKAMGVAAVYTPKDFKVNTIMADIVRIVAETADKAA